ATTGACAGTTCATTAACGAAATTATAGAGATTTTTTTTCAGAAAACTCACTAAACATCCACAAACAATTTTTGCGTGCACTTTACCCTGTCTAAGTTTAGCCTATTTTTTCCATAGTAACACCAAAGCCTAGTTCCCAGAAATAAATATTGTAAAATTCATATGCTTCCCCAGCGGAATCAAACGTAACCCCAACAGCCGGCACAATTACTTCACCATAGTCTCTATTTGGGTAGTCACGTAATGTTTGTTCCAAAGCACTGATGCGTGAAGAATTCAATGCCCTCTCGGGTGGTGCCTTCCCTACCCAATGCCTATAAGACGAAACCAAAAGTCTAGTTATATGGAGTTCCAGAACCAGACCCAACACGATTATGCATGACTTAATTATGAAGTGTTTAGCTTAGTAGGGACATGGTTGCAATTTGCTACCTCGTACCGCTTCACCGGCGTCGTGGCTGAAGAAAAAGTACTAACCGAACACCCGCAAACTATTTCTTGCATGCACTTCACTTGATCAACATTGAGACGGCTTTTGCCATATCTGACTCCAAACCCCCGTTCCCATGAATACAAATTGTAGAAGTCGTAAGCCTCGCCAATTGAATCAAACGTAACTCCAACCTCTGGCACAATTACGACCTCACCATTCGACCTGGCTGGGAAATCCCGCAGGGTCCGCTCAAGCGCTGTGCCGTGGGTGGAGTTTAGTGGTCTTTCGGGGGGTGCCTGCCAGCCATGCATCAACCATTTTACTGTTGGAAATCAGATGGCAAAAAATTGCACTGCTCCAAAATATAACAAACGCCTTTTCTTTCGAGTATGTTTGTTTCTAAAACGGGTCCTGAATCTAAAAATTGGATGCACATATTACAGCAGGGTTGTAGTTTCCCCCCATACACCACCTGCATCGGCAAACAAATAACTTCAATAAGGCAGGACCAAAATTCTGGGGCGCAAAACACATAGCTTCCCACTGCCAATCTATGCTAAATCTGCATACTTGATAATTTTAAAAACTCAAGAAACCACCGTGGGGGGCAGGGGGTACCTCTTCTTCCAGCCTGAGACGATGGTGCGCTCGCACACATCGCTGGCCTCGGCGACGGATGCGTCAGCCTGCAATCCCTCGCCAGCGGCCGCAGTGCAGTTGGCCCCTACCACCGAGTTGCATGATCCAGTACTGGTGCTTTCGCCGACGTCAACCGTCGCCGCCGCGGCCGCAGCATCCTGGGGCAGCGAAGAATAGCCAACGACTGATTCCGCCTCACCACCGCCGCTTCCCGCTTGCGCCAGCAGTGCTTGCAAGCTGAGAACAGAAACAAACAAATCTTATCGATTTTTTCCCGCAaaggcggaggaaggggaaggaGAGGGCGGCACCTCGGCTCTAGATCTCCGAAGAAGTCGGCGGCCATCCGCGCCTGACCACACCAAGCACAGAATCCTACCAGGGACCCACTTCCCTCGCTCCAGCGCGGTGATGGAGCGCCATCACATGCAGTATCACCAGGCCATCAACAAGGGCCTAGCGGGGGATGCAGGATGAAGGAGGTAATTTTATTTTTTCACTCCGCAAATCGGTGTCACGCGGGGATTCAAGACTTTGTTGTCAATGGATCGGCACCAGGCCGAGCATCATGATGTTCCTGTTCCGTGCGTCCATGATGTTCCTGTTCCGTGCGCACGAGTCACTCTCCCACCTGTACGCATTAACTTCGTACGCCCCTGTATCCTACTACTCCATCGTTTCGTGTTTATTCTGCCATCGGATCATTTAATGCGCCTGCAAGCCTCCATAGCCGCACACATCGCCTGCTGATTTCCGGATCACCCAAGCCCGGGCGCTATTCGTCCGCATTCCTGCCTGATGCCTTATATTCCTCTATGACCTACCGATTGTCCTACACCGATTGAATTTTGTTGTAGTAGTAGATGATGTTCACAGATGCCAACATTCATTTGTCATTGTACGTAGCTAGGTAACATTAAATTCAAATGTTACAGCAATCCACTATTTAACTTAGTAGTTGTGTGAACAGGTGGTACATAGTGAGGCTAtactatttatgatcttgcagagTGTGTATCAGAAATATTTATGTTCGCAATGTGAAGTCAAATTTTACTCAATATATATAATGACTAATGTTAAATACACTTATTGCAGAAAAAAGAGAGCATCATGGACTTTAGGCCAAACATCTTTTCTAGTATTTATGATGAAGGAGTATGACGATGCGGGAAAGTTCCGCGGCCAAAATGGGTGGACTAAAGAAGGATGGAATGCTATGACACACCGCTTAAATTTGAAGCACCCTGGAGCTGATTTTACTATGAAGCAGGTGAAAGATAGAGAACAGAGGCTCAAGCAGGATCACAATGTGGTTAAGTCTATTTTAGAAAAGAGTGGTTTCGGCTGGGATCCTGAGAAGGGAGTGCCAACAGCTCCAGATGAAAAATGGGATGAGTTATCCAAAGAGCAGCAGAAGTGGCGATACAAAGCATTCCCGCACTATGATGTTTTATATGAAATTTATGATGGTTTGTTCTTGCAATAATACTGATTTTTTAAATTGTCTCTTATGATGTTACTAACAATGTATTTCCTTTCTACTTAGGTAAAATAGCATCGGGAAAGCATTGCAAAAGGACAACTGATAGTGTTGGCGAGAGGTACAACCTGCCTCATTATCCAGAACATGGAAGCTACACAGATGAAGTTCTAAGGGATACTAGCTTGGATTCACCTGAAGCAACACTATCTGCTCCAGGATCTTCCATGCCCCAGTATGACTTTAACCAGAACATATATGGGGATGATGTTGATCTATCATATGCTGGATTCACGGAACCTCGGGGAAGTAATGTACATCAGTCTTCAGCTGTGGAAGATCAGACTTGTGTGGAATCACCTCGAAAGAAGAGGCTTCGGAATTCAAAAGGACACGATGGAGGAAGTGAGAAATCTAAGCCTAAAAAAGCTAAGGACGTTATGCTGGAAAACCTTGTTTCCGTGAGGGAAAAAGAACTCAAGACTTATGAAGAAATAAAGACGAAGCAAATTGATAGCTACAAAGATGTCAAGATGGCGCAAATGGAAAGAAATGATCCTAAAAATGACCCCTATGGCATGCCCAACTGCATTCAGAAACTGAAAACATTGGGACTTACAGCAAGTGAACAGTATAAGATGATCAACCATCTCAAAGCAGATATGCTAAACCGCCAAACGTTCATGGAAGTGGAGGCTGATGTTCTTGACGTGATTATTAAAGAAGTGGTGCAACCACAAGTCTGAATGTTTCAAGGTTACCTAAGTATGAATTAGGGATTTTGTTTCAATAATGGTACAACAATATTTTTTTCTGTATCATCCACTGTTTTTTGCTTCTCTCTTATGATGAATTGAAAAGCAGTAGAGTGCCAAATAGTGTAAGACGTATGTTGATTGTGGGAACTGGCTCAACCCTCAAAGGGGTGgcctatcacatatatatattgaTATACAGGTGTACAGGGTATAATATACAGATGGACTACAATACAAAGTCTAACAAATAGACACTCCCTTGATTTATTCATGCTACTTCTGAAGTACCAAAATGTTATAAAACAAATAAATTCTACTTAAAACAATATGGAAATACAGAAAATCATGCAGTATTTCTTCTGTTCCGTCTAAGATAGTCTTGATAGTCATCCCACATTGCATTAGCTATTTCTTCCCTTTTTGCGTTACCAAGTGTTCGCCGCACATTGAGAGAATGTATATCGCTCGTATACTGCTTATCTCCGCTAGGGACATCAATTATTTTGTTTGGATCAATATCTGATTCAACTTCATCCAGCCAATGTTCGCCACCTTCATTAGTGCAAATAAAATTATGAAGAGCACAACATGCTATTGCAATTTCTGCTTGTGAGTCGATGGGGTATTGTGTAGCACACTTCAGAACTGCAAAACGCTTCTTCAAAGTACCAATGATACGCTCAACATGATTACGAAGTTGTGCATGCCTTAAATTGAATAGTTCTTGAGGGTTTTTCGGCCTCAGATTGCTTCTTCCTTGCTCTTGCAAATGGTACCTCACATTGCGATAAGGTGCGATAAAGTTAGGTGTGTTCGCATAACCTGCATCCACCAAATAAAATTTTCCCTCGGGGACATAGAAATTGTTTTGAAGTGCATCTTGTAGCACTCGAGCATCAGAAGCCGATCCTTCCCATCCGGCGCTGACATGCACAAAATGATTTTCAAAGTCACATGCAACCATAACATTTTGTGACAATGTTCCTTTTCTATTACGGTAAGGATCTTGCTCCGTTGGAGATATGCTAACCGGAATGTGTGTCCCATCTATGGCTCCAATGCAATCCTAGAGAGAAAAACATAATAATATGACAAAACGTACATTTATATTTAGCTACTATCATTAAAAAGGATATACAAGACAAATAATACCTTAAAATATGGCATGAATTTTGGGTTGCTTGCAACTTTGAAAGGAACATTGATTGGAGGTAATTGTATTATGCTTGTTGATAATATCATGAGTGCGTTCAACACAATATGGAAATAGCGGCTTATGGTCTCACCACTATGCTGAAACTGCCCTTGAAGTGTACGATTGCTTGCATTCTTAGAAACGGCATATAGAAAAATGGCAACTTGTTCTTCGATGGAGACAAAATCTGTATCTTTTAGAAGGCATCTCTCTCGAAGGCACTCCACCAAGTTATGAAAGATATGTTTTTCCATCCGAAAATCTCGTTTACATCTCAATTCATGACCCTCTAGAACTTCTTTGACGTACATATCACCCGTAAGAATGGAAGTATGAATACGTGTGCGGTTGGCTGAGATTTCTTCCCTAGCATATAAAGCTTCGATGATGGCCAATTCATCATCTTCTCTATGTTTGCGCATTAGAAAGTTTCCCCACATTATTAAAAATGTTTGCTTGATAATATAACACACCTGTTAACATGTTGCATATCACATCTCCATTAAAACAATGCAAGTACTTGTATATAGCTGTAATATGGCTGATCGATACATGAGAGTCAATCTGGAAGTGCATCTATGTAGTTCCATGTACTTTGGATCTATGTAGACCAAGCATCAATGCATATGCATGGATTTTGCGGCCAGGTGTAAGGTGTGATTTTAGCATCATGATGAGGCACTAGTCTGTATGAATTTTTCCGCACCATGGCACAAATATATCGATctcttttcaatttttttttctatCGGATGACTACTCCACATTCATGAGGACACAAAATATAGAACTAGATATatagctacaaccaaggactaacATGGCATGATCGATACAAGGTTCGGAGATGTACCTCCTTCCACGGACGGGTAGCGCGGCAGGCCGGAATCTACACCGACGATGTTATACCAGAGGACTCACCTTGATAGTAGAAGCAGGACAGTACAAAGCCATAATTTATAGGCGTCTCAGTTAGTTGGAGGTGACCCATTCAAAGTGAGAAACTCACGCTCAGCCATGCATGCAACAACTATGCAATCGCATGAGTCAAAATGATCTTGCATGCAACGGAACAACCAGTCAAAGGTACAGTAAAATAGTCATCTCCCAAACATCTTGAAGTATTGCCCAAAACTGAGAAATACTATGGTATCAAGAAACTGAAGTATTCCTTGTCGATGCACTGAAATACTTCAGTTTTGCAATACTTCAGTTTTGGAAAAACTTTGTTGCCAAACTAAGCCTCAATTTCTTCTGcttctcctttttttttcttcactTTGCCTACAACAGTGACGTCATGAAAGCGACCCACACGGGGCGCAAGATTGAACGTTTGGAGAAGGTGTTGGCGTGACGCCGTGTTTCGGCACATCTCTCCGGTCGCGACCCCATTTATAAGCCCCAAAATAATAAAGATGCACGAAATAAAAATTTCGTTTAAATTTGATTATTTTTtacaagtttgaatgaaaacggctaggatCATCTAAACTCTAACCTACTGGCTGACCAGCGGTGCACTCGACGGCCCCGCCCCATCGtcgcctcccctccgccgctGCTCGTTCGTCGCGCGCCGCCTCTCCCTCAGGAGCGTTGATTGCGCGTAGttaacacgtctgttgggaaccccaagaggaaggtatgatgcgcacagcagcaagttttccctcagtaagaaaccaaggttatcgaaccagtaggagccaagaagcacgttgaaggttgatggcggcggagtgtagtgcggcgcaacaccagggattccggcgacaacgtggaacctgcacaacacaatcacagtactttgccccaacgtaacagtgaggttgtcaatctcaccggcttgctgtaaacaaaggattagatgtatagtgtggatgatgatgattgtttgcgaagaacagtaaagaacaattgcagtagattgtatttcagatgtaaagaataggaccggggtccacagttcactagtggtgtctctcccataagataaacagatgttgggtgaacaaattacagttgggcaattgacaaataaagaaagcataacaatgcacatacatatatcatgatgagtactatgagatttaatcagggcattacgacaaagtacatagaccgctatccagcatgcatctatgcctaaaaagttcactttcaggttatcatccgaaccccctccagtattaagttgtaaacaatagacaattgcattaagtatggtgcgtaatgtaatcaacacaaatatccttagacaaagcatcgatgttttatccctagtagcaacagctcatccacaaccttagaactttcgtcaccgtcctgcatttaatggaggcatgaacccactatcgagcataaatactccctcttggagtcacaagtatcaacttggccagagcctctactagcaacggagagcatgcaagaacataaataacatatatgatagattgagaatcaacttgacatagtattcaatattcatcggatcccaacaaacacaacatgtagcattacaaatagatgatcttgatcatgataggcagctcacaagatctaacatgatagcacaatgaggagaagacaaccatctagctactgctatagacccatagtccaggggtggactactcacacatcgatccggaggcgatcatggcgatgaagagacctccgggagatgattcccctctccggcagggtgccggaggcgatctcctgaatcccctgagatgggattggcggcggcggcgtctctggaaggttttccgtatcgtggctctcggtactggggttttcgtgacgaaggctttaagtaggcggaagggtaggtcagggggcgtcacgaggggcccacacaacagggccgcgcggccaaggggtgggccgcgccgccctggcgtgtcgcgcctcgtcgccccacttcgttacttctccggtcttctggaagcttcgtggaaaaataggacccagggcgttgatttcgtctaattccgagaatatttccttgctaggatttctgaaaccaaaaacagcagaaaacagcaactggctcttcggcatctcgtcaataggttagtgccggaaaatgcataataatgacatataatgtgtataaaacatgtgagtatcatcataaaagtagcatggaacataagaaattatatatacgtttgggacgtatcaagcgtgATGAGAACGCGTCGTCGCCTCCCATCCGACACTGCTCCAGTGCCTGCTGGAGGGAGAGGTCAACAACGCAGCGCCACTGCACATCGTTGTCCTCCTCGCGGGCACAGACGTCGTCCTATAGCTTCTTATGCGACACGAAGGACTCGACGGTCCCCCGCTGTTGCGCCTGCTCCTCCGGGTCTGGCTCGTCGTCGGACCAGTCGATGTCGTCATCGTCATCCTTGTCATCCGCTTCCGCCGCACCACTTCCGCCTCCCAGGCTGCCAATTTCGCGGCAGCTGCCTCCTCCCGCAGTTGCTGCTCCAGCTCCTCTCGCCGCTGTCGATGTTGGAGCTCCTGCAGCCGCAGCCGCTCGTGTAGCTCCTCCGCACGCCGCCGCTCACCCAGCTCCTCACTCTACGCCTAGAGGCGGAGGCGCGTCTCTTCCGCCGCGGCGGCGTCAAACGCCTCTATGGCGGCCGCttgcgccgccgccacccactCCTCGTTGTCCGCCAGCTCCGGGTTAACGTCCAACTCcaccggtggtggtggcggagatggaggtggaggttgatacgtctccaacgtatctataatttctgatgttccattctagttttatgacaatacctacatgtttttctcacactttataatgtttttatgcattttccggcactaacctattaacgagatgccaaggtgccagttcatgttttctgctgtttttggttccaggaaagttgtttgggcaatattctcggaattcgacgaaacaaaagccaaacctgctATTTTACccagacggacccagaacaccgaaggagagacggagaagggccgagggggccccacaccaccagctggcggcgcggccaggagggtgggcgcgcccaggtatggggtgggcccctcgggacccccttgcgccgcctcttcgcctatataatccctcgcgacgtaaaaaccctacaacaatcaatcatattccagaaagactccaggggcgccgccgccatcgcgaaactccgttcgggggacagaatctctgttccggcacgccgccgggacggggaagtgcccccggaaggcttctccatcaacgccaccgcctccatcatgctccgtgagtagttccctgatacgtctccgacgtatcgataatttcttatgttccatgatacattattgatgatatctacatgttttatacacattatatgtcgtatttatgcattttccggcactaacctattaacgagatgccgaagagccagttgttgttttctgctgtttttggtttcagaaatcctacaaaggaaatattctcggaattggacgaaatcaacgcccagggtcctatttttgcacgaagcttctagaagaccgagggatagacgaagtggggccacgaggtggccagacaccagggcggcgcggcccaggccctggccgcaccggcctgtgatgtgggcccctcgtgtggccccccgtgttgcccttccgcctacttaaagccttcgtcgcgaaacccccagtaccgagagccacgatacggaaaaccttactgagacgccgccgccgccaatcccatctcgggggattcaggagatcgcctccggcaccctgccggagaggggaatcatctcccggaggactcttcaccgccatggtcgcctccggagtgatgagtgagtagttcacccctggactatgggtccatagcagtagctagatggtcgtcttctccttatgtgcttcattgttggatcttgtgagctgcctaacatgatcaagatcatc
This Lolium perenne isolate Kyuss_39 chromosome 1, Kyuss_2.0, whole genome shotgun sequence DNA region includes the following protein-coding sequences:
- the LOC127303734 gene encoding uncharacterized protein isoform X2 — encoded protein: MAADFFGDLEPSLQALLAQAGSGGGEAESVVGYSSLPQDAAAAAATVDVGESTSTGSCNSVVGANCTAAAGEGLQADASVAEASDVCERTIVSGWKKRHPPKDH
- the LOC127303734 gene encoding uncharacterized protein isoform X1 is translated as MAADFFGDLEPSLQALLAQAGSGGGEAESVVGYSSLPQDAAAAAATVDVGESTSTGSCNSVVGANCTAAAGEGLQADASVAEASDVCERTIVSGWKKRWCMGGNYNPAVICASNF